The Clupea harengus chromosome 5, Ch_v2.0.2, whole genome shotgun sequence genomic sequence CTTCAAGAACAAGCTGTATGATCAGCATCTTGGTAAAAacaagtgttttgagaaaccaAAACCAGTAAAGGGTAAAGCAGACGCCCACTTCTCCCTGGTGCACTACGCTGGCACTGTGGACTACAGCATTAATGGATGGCTGGACAAGAACAAGGACCCACTGAATGACTCTGTTGTGCAGCTGTACCAGAAGTCTTCAGTCAAACTACTGTGCTTCTTGTATGCATCTCATAATGCTGAAGGTATAAATCCCTCCTGAGCATTTTCCATAATATTGTCTTAGACAAATATTGAATATTGAATTGTATGCTATATTGATTGTATATAACTATATCACTTCATTATTTTCCCAAACAGGTGATGGTGCCGGCAAGAAAGCAGGCAAGAAGAAGGGTGGTTCCTTCCAGACTGTGTCAGCTCTGTTTAGGGTATGGTCAGCTTTTTAAAGAAGTTGATGTGTTTTAATATGACAAATTCATGGTGTAGGAGGCAAGAAACAGTATGTGAGGGTTCTGTAGGTGTTAGACAGTAATGGACATTAAGCTTTATTATCCAcatcctcagaatgttgcaaaaagtttggaggtctgatatttctttataaaggCCACTGCAAAAAATTAGTGACCGttggttttgtgcttctaattcacatctttcatatctttctgcaagtagtccgttcactttTCATGACGGAAATTCATTTGAACTTGAAATCAGTAAGTAATatgttgctacgcaacacctaaactttaaagttctatttgtgtgaaaaacTTTTTTCCTTTCAGCGCAAGCCATGAAATGGCAACATAATCACTTAAAAAGAGACATTTTTgaggaatgtcttttatcgTTGCACGTTTGCTCTGTGttggggtcctgttcgtcctgtcTGGATACATTTTTTAGACTATGTATCCCATACATAAATAATGTTTAATATAATACACCCTTAGTACACAGCAGTAGTGTTAGTAGAAAACATACCATCCCCAATGATAGGACTCTCTTCCCCTTTCACACTTTGTTAAAAGTGACAACAAGTCTATAATGAAGGAATATGCATATGGAATAATATCAACATGACAATGGTAGGGAAAGGACAGGCCTTCCAATACATGTCAACTAATTAACCATTCAATGAAACTCCGGGACACTTCCTATTTCACATGTAAACTACTTTCTGCAGGAGAACCTGGGCAAGCTGATGACCAACCTGAGGAGCACCCACCCTCACTTTGTGCGCTGTCTGATTCCCAATGAGTCAAAGACTCCAGGTCAGACTAAGATTTACTTTGGTTTTCTTTACTTTGCACATTTAGTCTCTGCCGTGCATAACTGTCAGGGAAATTACCCTAAACAGTTAActagcagattaaagacaccGCCCAGCATGGAAGTGAACTGGACTTGTTTACGCCGCGTCCGGCGGAGAGCAGACACCTTGACCAGGGTCTCTCTGACGTGCTATGCGGAAACAAGTCTCTTTATTGAAAATCCAATGTTTACACAagatggcagacaggattctgggatacactttaggataccttcagctcaggtgaattctacttctgcttagcaacgagacatttcacaaccccccaattccttcttatcttatgtaaacatatacgtgaggtttctgggttaacattcttgactctgctaattgtcttccaaagtccaatctacatggagaagcagggcacacagcattttggaagaaaccttaaaacaaaaagacattcatgataaaatatactaatactttctttaacaataACATAATAAGTCTCTAATTCTGTTCTAGGTCTCATGGAGAACTTCTTAGTCATCCACCAGCTGAGGTGTAATGGTGTGCTGGAGGGCATCAGAATCTGCAGAAAGGGCTTCCCCAGCAGAATCCAATATAGTGACTTCAAGCAGAGGTATGTTTGCATTATTACTGCAGTTTTTTAAGTTGACATGTAGGTCAAACCTATTGGGATAAGACTTTATAACTGACAAGTTAACTCAGAACATCCCCTTTCTTACAGATACAAAGTATTGAATGCCAGTGTCATCCCTGACGGTCAGTTCATTGACAACAAGAAAGCTGCAGAGAAACTCTTGGGCTCCATTGATGTCGACCACACTCAGTACAAGTTTGGGCACACTAAGGTAGGACGTTGATCATTAAGTATTATGACATTAACATCTAAAATTGTTATGGCCTAGCAATAAACTTCTTTCTTACAGTTGTGAATGAAATGTAAAGCTATGTTAAAGCAGTTTGAcctctgtctcaacaatgttgtaaaatgtgtcaAAACCCTTGTTGCAGGTCTTCTTCAAAGCTGGTCTGCTGGGTACCCTTGAGGAGATGCGAGATGAGAAGCTGGCAGCTTTGGTCACAATGACTCAGGCTCTCTGCCGTTCCTTCCTTATGAGGAAGGAGTTTCTCAAGATGATGGAGAGGAGGTAAGCTCTAGATGAAACCTTAGAGATCGTAGACCCGAGAGATGCATACACTTTAGACTTGTGTATCGCTGAGTTTTACAATAATGTAACTCATGTAACCCTCAACAGGGAAGCCGTCTACACTATCCAATACAACATTCGTTCATTCATGAATGTGAAACATTGGCCATGGATGAAGGTGTATTTCAAGATCAAGCCTCTTCTGAAGAGTGCTGAAACTGAGAAGGAAATGGCAGCAATGAAGGAGGACTTTGGCAAGATGAAAGTGGACCTCGAAAAGGCCCTGGCCAAGAAGAAGGATCTTGAAGAGAAGATGGTCACTCTACTTCAGGAAAAGAATGACCTGCAGTTAGCTGTAGCTTCTGTGAGTAGTTTTAATGTCCTTTCATGTCCTGGAAGATGTAAGTAGGAGAAAAACATCAATATAGATTTCTCAATACATGGTGTATGGAAGACTGAACAAATGACAATTACCTTGTCACCTTGGACATTTTAAATTAACAGGAGGGTGATAGCCTCTCAGATGCTGAAGAGAGATGTGAGGGTCTCATTAAGAGCAAAATCCAGATGGAGGCCAAACTCAAAGAGACATCTGAGAggctggaggatgaggaggagatcaACGCTGAGCTGACtgccaagaagaggaaactggagGATGAGTGCTCTGAACTGAAGAAGGACATTGATGACTTGGAGCTCACCCTGGCCAAAGTGGAGAAGGAAAAACATGCCACAGAAAATAAGGTTTACATTTGACAAAACTCTTTGATTCATGTTACACACGTTGGTGTTGAATTTTtgttaaaatgtattattatatcTGCATAGGTTAAAAACCTGACTGAGGAGATGGTCTCTCAGGATGAGAGTATTGCCAAGTTAACCAAGGAGAAAAAATCCCTCCAAGAGGCACACCAGCAGACTCTGGATGATCTCCAagcagaggaagacaaagtcAACACTCTGACCAAATCAAAGACCAAACTTGAACAACAAGTGGATGATGTGAGTAGGCCAACGGAATATTGACAATAATAAGTTAGGAAAGTCAAAAGCCAAAAGGGACTTGACCATGCAATTTTTCCATCAACAGCTGGAGGGCTCATTGGAGCAAGAGAAGAAACTCCGCATGGATCTTGAAAGAGCCAAGAGAAAGCTTGAGGGGGACCTGAAACTGGCCCAGGAATCCGTAATGGATCTGGAGAATGATAAACAGCAGTCTGAAGAAAAGATCAAGAAGTAAGGGATattcatttattaaaaaaaacaccagcacGCCATTTCATATAATCACAAATGATTCATTGATTTCATTTTAATCCTTCAAGGAAGGACTTTGAAATCAGCCAACTTCTGAGCAAGATTGAAGATGAACAGTCACTAGGATCCCAACTTCAAAAGAAAATTAAGGAACTCCAGGTGAGGTTATGATGACCATTGGAATAAATGTTTTAAACTTGAtttacagaagaaaaaaaaaaaagtaacataCTGAAGCTACCTCCCAAACAATATGTCTAGCTTTTGGCTTTTACTTTGTGACATTGTCCATAGACGgctagggaaaaaaaactggttGCCTGTGCGTGAATGTTTCAATATAACAATCAGAATCGAACTGTGTTAATCTCTGATCATGATTCTGTATAAGGCTCGCATTGAAGAACTGGAGGAAGAAATCGAGGCTGAACGTGCTGCTCGGGCCAAGACTGAGAAGCAGAGATCTGATCTCTCCAGGGAACTTGAGGAGATCATTGAGAGGCTTGAGGAGGCTGGTGGGGCTACTGCTACTCAGATTGAGATGAATAAGAAGCGTGAGGCAGAGTTCCAGAGGCTGCGTCGTGATCTTGAAGAGTCCACCCTGCATCATGAAGCTACTGCTGCCGCTCTCCGCAAGAAGCAGGCCGATAGTGTAGCTGAACTGGGTGAGCAGATCGACAACCTTCAGCGTGTCAAGCAAAAGCTggaaaaggagaagagtgaaTACAAAATGGAGATTGATGACCTATCCAGCAATATGGAGTCAGTTGCTAAGGCAAAGGTatgaatacaaatgaatatgatGCAATAGATTTCTAGTAAATCCTTTTATGGCTCTGACCAAatatgtttcttttctttttcaggcAAACCTGGAGAAGATGTGTCGCACCCTCGAGGACCAACTTAGTGAACTGAAGAGCAAAAGTGATGAAAATATTCGTCAACTGAATGATATAAATGTGCAGAAAGCCAGGCTTCAGACTGAGAATGGTGAGTAAAATGTGGTGGACAAATAATGTATAATACCATTCACCAGTGACTtaacacttctttttttttatttttacaaaaaAGGTGAGTTTGGTCGCCAACTTGAGGAGAAGGAAGCTCTTGTATCTCAGCTGACCAGGGGCAAGCTAGCTTATACTCAGCAGATTGAGGAGCTGAAGAGGCACAGTGAGGAGGAAGCCAAAGTAAGATAAGTTAAATAATATTgaagaaatacaaaataaagaaatattgttCCTAACATGGAGACATACCTGTTTTTTGAAGGCCAAGAATACCTTGGCTCATGCTGTCCAATCAGCTCGTCATGACTGTGACCTGCTCAGAGAGCAgtttgaggaggagcaggaggccaaGGCTGAGTTACAGCGTGGAATGTCCAAGGCCAACTGTGAGGTGGCTCAGTGGAGGGCCAGATATGAAACTGATGCCATCCAACGCactgaggagctggaggaggccaaGTAAGACATGATTGTAGCATAACTACTATATCTATCATGTTAAGCCATTCAAAAAGGACGTTAAAATCCCAGTTTAACTTTCATTTCTGTCAAATATTCATTTATTCTAGGAAAAAGCTTGCCCAGCGTCTTCAAGATGCCGAGGAGGGTATTGAGGCTGTGAACGCCAAGTGTGCCTCTCTGGAGAAGACCAAGCAGAGACTCCAGGGTGAAGTGGAGGACCTCATGATTGATGTAGAGAGGGCAAACTCACTGGCTGCCAACCTTGATAAGAAACAGAGGAACTTTGACAAGGTGGGCAAGTAAACCACAAGAGgatatttctttataaaggTTGAATTATCATAGAATGTGaaaattatttcttttttttaaaacattgtttttttctctaaaaCCAGGTTCTGGCCGAATGGAAGCAGAAGTATGAGGAGGGCCAGTCTGAGCTGGAAGGTTCTCAGAAAGAGACTCGATCTCTCAGCACTGAGCTCTTCAAGATGAAGAACTCCTATGAAGAGGCTCTGGATCATCTGGAGACCCtgaagagggagaacaagaacCTGCAGCGTATGTCAATCTTGAAATATAACCTTATTTTATATACATTACACTACCAGAGTGCACAAATATGGAACACAACAAGCTAGCGGCTTAAGAAACTAGTATGTAGACAATTAATATTCATAAATAATTCAAACATAATTTCCCTACAGAGGAGATCTCAGACCTCACTGAACAACTTGGTGAGACTGGCAAGAGTATCCATGAGCTGGAGAAGACCAAGAAGACAGTGGAGATTGAGAAAGCAGAAATCCAGTCTGCTCTTGAGGAAGCAGAGGTTTTTTATCTGTTTCAGTTCTTTTTTGAATATTGACACATTATTAATTTTTCATATTCTTACAGTATTGTGATGTATTTAATATTAATTAGATATTACTTTAATTTCATGTTCAGGGCACACTGGAGCATGAGGAGTCTAAGATTCTTCGAGTTCAGCTTGAGCTCACCCAGGTCAAGAGTGAGATTGACAGGAGGATGGctgagaaggatgaggagatggagcagaTCAAGAGGAACAGCCAGAGGGTGATTGACTCCATGCAGAGCACTCTAGACTCTGAGGTCAGGAGCAGGAATGATGCCTtgagagtgaagaagaagatggagggagacctcAATGAAATGGAGATTCAGCTAAGCCACGCCAATCGTCAGGCATCTGAGGCCCAGAAACAGCTGAGGGTAGTCCAAGGACAGTTCAAGGTAGGACCAAGATGGTCAATGTCAAAaccagaaaataaaacataatctCTGATTAAACATTACCAAACTGGTATTACTGGTATTCAAACAGGATATTCAACATTTCCAGTAAAAGTAACACATGCTTTGATATCAGGATGCCCAACTGCACCTTGATGATGCTATCAGAGGACAAGACGACATGAAGGAGCAGGTTGCCATGGTGGAGCGCAGGAACACCCTGATGCTAGCTGAGATTGAGGAGCTGAGAGCTGTtctggagcagacagagagaggccgcAAAGTGGCCGAGCAGGAGCTGGTGGATGCCAGCGAGCGTGTTGGACTACTGCACTCCCAGGTTCATTTGATGTATTTGAATCGTGTCCATTGAACTATAGCATCTGCATACATACTGACATCTGTAATACCTCCTTTAGAACACAAGCCTactcaacaccaagaagaagCTGGAGGCCGACCTTGTTCAGATCCAGGGAGAGGTGGATGACATAGTCCAAGAGGCCAGAAATGCAGAGGAGAAGGCCAAGAAGGCCATCACTGATGTAAGTCAATGATCCACTGGGACAGATTGATTAGGTGTTACTCTGAATGGGGTTGTGAAGAACAACACAACTTTGTTGAATATGCTCAAAGCATCAACTACACCCTGAGCATATCTAAGTGTGGTGTAAATCTTTAGGCTGCAATGATGGCCGAGGAACtgaagaaggagcaggacaCCAGTGCTCAcctggagaggatgaagaagaacctGGAGGTCACGGTCAAGGACCTTCAACACCGCCTGGATGAGGCTGAGAACCTGGCCATGAAGGGTGGCAAAAAGCAACTCCAGAAACTAGAGTCAAGGGTAAGTCGCTCACAACAAGGAACTGACTGAAAGTCGTTTGAATAAGCTATGTAAAGTCAATTTCaaatatatttacattcatGAGCTTAAATCTTGGCCTTTAAATGCCTTTAAATATGCATAGTATCGACAAGGTCTAAAATAGGAAGCTTACTTATTAATTGTTGAATTTCAGCAATATATCTGCCAAAAACAATACTGTGAAAGCTGTTCACCTAGAGCCTAAGCACAAAGTGTAGAGCTTAGGTGGCTACTGGGAAGGGCagttgtgtttatctctccttcaaATGAATTTGAGGTGGCTAACACTGGCTACCGACTAAGACATAGTTTTAAAAACTATGAAAACCTGCACAATGTTCCTTACGATAGCTGGCAATGTGTACCAAGAAAGATTATACTGGCAGTAgtatgttttagttttagtaGATAGAAATGTAGTCATGGTCCGGGTTGTTCTATGCCTTTTGCCCTTTGTTTCAGGAGTAAACAGGCTATGTAATTCATTACATTTCCAATAGCCATTACATGGGAAAGTAAACAGATTTGGAAATTTTCCACATCAGAACAGGCgtttttagctgctctgcacacaGACCGTGTATGAAGCAAATTTAGGGGAGGTCCTCATTAGTCACAGGAGAAAACATGGCCTAGCCTTAGCCTCCCTCACATATTCCATTCTGTATAAATTTTGACAACAGGTAGCTGCAGCATACAGACTGCATCTGTTCTCTGTTATTGTCCTCGCTACACTGTTTGGCTGCAAAACAAATATCTCACATTAAAAGAACATACAGTTGTTTTGTCATTATTATGGAGGAGACAtttacatttcgttgcctctgtacttgtactctgtgcaatgacaataaattgaatccaatccaatccaaacaACACAGCTATTACAAATGCCTTTACAGGTGCACCAAAGTTATTCTCCTCGTTTCTATGTACGTATATTTAAGTAATGCACATTTGTATCTCAGGTCCATGAGCTGGAGTCTGAGGTTGAAAACGAACAGAAGCGTGGAACAGACGCTATTAAAGGTGTCCGTAAATATGAGAGAAGAGTCAAGGAGCTCACCTACCAGGTATGCGATAAAATGTCTGAACTTAAAGcataaattattattaaactGTCCAGTTGAATCATCCTTATTTACAGTGACTATTTTATGTATTAgacagaggaggacaagaagaatgtCACCAGACTGCAGGATCTGGTGGACAAACTGCAGCTGAAAGTCAAGGCCTACAAGAGACAAGCTGAGGAGGCTGTGAGTAAAAAATGTGGATTCTTGCAAATCCATCAGTTAACTCCACATTGTCTAAGCACATGTAGAGATGTTATTCATGAGGATATTCACCTGGCACTTTATTTAAAGTCTTTCATTGCAACTACCCATTGTATTAATGTACTGGTACTTGTATGCATAGTGTGTTAAGTTAACCACTGTACTGCACATCTTTTCACAGGAAGAGCAGGCCAACAGTCACCTGACCAGACACAGGAAGGTGCAGCATGAACTTGAGGAGGCGCAGGAACGCGCTGACATCGCTGAGTCCCAGGTCAACAAGCTCAGGGCCAAGAGCCGTGAAGGTGGCAAGGTAAGGGAAGATTCCTGTGAAATTTCACTTTTGTACATTTACAATTTCAATAGTCATtgtacagtgcagtgcagtagtTGAACTACAAGTACAATGCCTACAGATTATATTTGGAGAAGAATACATTGTTGAGGCTTTCAAAGATAATGTCTTGTAAACTCTGTTTCAGGGGAAAAGTGAGGAGGAATGAAAACTGAGTCCAGCTGAAAAAAACATATGCATTCATAAAATATGAATTGCCTGTGAAGTAAAATCTTAAATAAAATATTCTTTGGTACCTTGGCCTGAGTGTCCCTCCATTTCTGGCGTCAACACATTCTACCCTCAGTTAAGACTTTCCTTGTCACTTTTGAATATGGTTAACCTGACAATATATGGTGCATCTGAGATTTTACTCCTTTACTTTGGCTTTAACTTATTCTAAGTATTATATACAGTGTCTATCAAGACAACATCAAGACAACTACACACACCATTGACCACAGAGGAACTATTTTGAAAATAGTAAGAAAGACAATAATTTAAACCAGGGGTTTtaaaccaggggtccgtggccccctggtggtccgtgacggcattgcagggggtccgcgacatgagcctatgttgatcagttcaccattgactttttttatttttataaatatacctgggcccgtcgacatatttatgtctgaatagccaagtcgcattgcccaaaatactgatgtagacccatattcagcaaagaaattacactgacaagtgttaaaggcagaatatgtgtgcggggggaggtggtgtgtggttCTCTGCACATTGTCTTATCTGACTGGAGTCCTATTTATACAGTGATCCCGCAGTAATCATGTCAAGAAGACTGAACCAAACAGAGGAGGCATTAAAACAATGATCGGTGAACCGTGCCCATTTAAAGCAATGTTCAGACTCGAGCGGAGttggtgtgcatcatgtacatattaatgcttatcatgtcagatttgtgtgttctgacatCACAGTAGTCCTGCTTCATTTAGGTTAGCTGCTAGGCACACTCCTGCTCCACCATGCAGGCTCCCTTTTACACAAATGTCATCCTGCCTCTGTGACTACCTCAGCTGCCTGCTCAGAGTCTGAACAACAACGACCCCTCCCCTATTTCACCTCTGTACCTTTCATACAGAATGACAATATTCCCGCCCTGAAAATGCAGTGTAGAAGGCCTCTTAGTGTTTCTATGACAACACGACTGAGTTCAATATACCAGTAGGCCAGTGTATACGTGTGTCATGCAAAGGTTCTGGGGAGGCACAATTAGAGTGGGGGTCCTTACccagacaaaaaagaaaataatgacgAAATGTTCTGCAATTTGACATATATATTCAAAGACTCTGGGAGGATTCTTTCAAAACTAAATCAGTTTTGCCACTTTATATTAGGgaaaatactgtatatttaagcaatatgacaCAGGTGAGTGAGGTTGGTGAAGGATGTCGTCATGGCTTTGATTTGGCTAAAGGCACAAGATGGAGTGGCCACAGGTAATCACAGCCCTGGGGGTATCATTCTCAACCCCATGAACACAAGTGTCATAGCAGTTTTTTAAGTGCTAAAAGATTGGTGGAGACAGTGGAGTATGATCAGTCAAGAAACAGGCTTTAATCTTATACAGTGATGTGCATcaagggagatagacagaggttTCACTCAATAGCTTCACCTATGTCTCATCTAgtcagccattgtaacatttcagtttttataTCCGACATTgcataaggggtgtcaccccatagccCCATCCCaccatgaatatgtatcagtctGCCACCCTTGGTTGAGGGAAACTCCACAACATTTGTTCACAGGGGAAATTGATTAAGAGATCCAGCTGTGAGCAAATGtctcagaggcctgtattcatggGGGTAAGGGGTATCAAAGACACTTTGATATGACCAAGAGAAGAGGGGTGGTGagaacactcattcacacctcTCTCAGGTCATTTCATCTAACAGTATATTCAACCAGAAACTCTTACATTTTAACCTAAGGCCCTGTGCACACGGAGttcagaaatagaaagaaattgTCCATCAAACACATCTAATGAGTGCGTACTCGCCTAATGCGCACTCATGGGTTTACAAGAATGTGGGGTTCATCATTTCAACACCATTGCATTGCCTTCTTGATGATGTGAGATGCTTTTAATCACATAAGCAGACCAAAATGGCAAAACAAAAGACTCATTCAACACGAGACGTCATGATGAacaactttatttttttaagtctttacaaaaaataattgcAATTCTGTGTGAGATTGCATGTATGGTTTGTTTCAAGAAAATACAATTTATtgatttctgattggacaagaggcattccatgagtgggAATATTCGGGGCACAACCCCATCACTCAGCGTTTGATGTACTTGAATTGCACGATGTCAACATCCTACTATAGTTAGAACTATAGCTCGTGCACTATTACTACAGAATTAGATTTTATACCAATCGTTTAAATATTATTGgtctggaatgtttttcctgtgtgtgtgtacagttgccATGCTGGGCACGGGTGCTCCCTCCAGGGCATGCCTCACAGGGCCCAATGGCCCCCTGTTGGAGCGCCTACCTTAGCCAGGGTAGGCCATATGTTTAGTCACTAACTTTGTGACAACATTAATTGATTAAAATGAAAGGTCAAGTATTCAGCACACGTTTTTTGTCTAAAACGactgggaatcaaacccaggtcGGCAACAAATGCTATTCACTGTACCAACTTGGACATGATTCACAAAGGTGGCGCAGACTCCGCTCCCTCCGCCCATCTCTCCCCATAAACACTATTGTGTTGCAACACTAAAATCTATATTTGTTCTTATTCCTAATAAGAGCACgatgtgtgtctctggggtATCAGATGTCAGATTATAATCCCCTCACGTGGCCATTTCTTCCGAGTGTCATGTCAATTAGGGCTGGGGGCTTATTACAGTTACGTAGATTTAATCCAGCCTCAATACATGTTAATGTCAGCTATTTACAGATGTGTCATTGTCTGGGCTGAATGTGTTTGCTTAAAAGTCAGTTGCTTAAAATTCAATCAATACTGACAACTTTCAACTGTTTATACTCTGGTGCACACATGGGTAGGGGTATTATCTGAAGTATGTCTATTTAAAGCAGCCTGCTCAGATCCAAACCAGGCCTGCTCAACCTTGGGATGAAGTGTGACTTCATTTCCCTTTGGGGTCATGGCAACATACTGAGGAGTGCAATATTTCTGACCTCTTGTGAGAAAACAGTCCCCATGAAATTATATCACAAAGaaatagataaacaaacaaacaaatagccttctaataataaacataacTCAACCACTGGTCCAGAACAAACACAGGATATATTAAACTTTCAATTCAAAACATTCTAGTTAATCAAGGATTATGTCGGGCCAATGGAACGCTGAGAGTATGTTGGGGGAAATAAAAAGGCAGCTATGTTTGCCCATTCTGTCAAATATTACTGAATTTGGCAAAAACAACAATCATGATCAGTTCCCCCTACTACTGCTGCAGCTGACCCAAATaataaaaccaaaacaaaacaatatacaaatacatgaacatcttgattgattgattgattgatttatttaagcctcggtaaacacattgaggaataagACCCCCCTGCTGCCGAGGGTACAATGAAGAGTTAATACATTGAaataattaaatacaaataaaataaatatgcatatatatatatatgtatatatatatataata encodes the following:
- the LOC116217900 gene encoding myosin heavy chain, fast skeletal muscle-like — translated: MGDAEMECFGAAAVYLRKPERERIEAQTRPFDAKTAFFVTQKEEMYLKGVLEKREGGKVTVKTLCAKTLTVKEDEIFPMNPPKYDKLEDMAMMTHLHEPAVLYNLKERYAAWMIYTYSGLFCVTVNPYKWLPVYDASVVNAYRGKKRIEAPPHIFSISDNAYQFMLQDRENQSILITGESGAGKTVNTKRVIQYFATIAVSGGKKAAESASKMKGSLEDQIIAANPLLEAYGNAKTVRNDNSSRFGKFIRIHFSTTGKLASADIETYLLEKSRVTFQLSAERSYHIFYQLQTGHKPELIEGLLITTNPYDFPMISQGEITVKSIDDVEEFIATDTAIDILGFTAEEKIGIYKFTGAVMHHGTMKFKQKQREEQAEPDGNEVADKIAYLLGLNSADMLKALCYPRVKVGNEFVTKGQTVPQVNNSVMALCKSIYEKMFLWMVVRINEMLDTKQPRQFFIGVLDIAGFEIFDYNSLEQLCINFTNEKLQQFFNHHMFVLEQEEYKKEGIEWEFIDFGMDLAACIELIEKPMGIFSILEEECMFPKASDTTFKNKLYDQHLGKNKCFEKPKPVKGKADAHFSLVHYAGTVDYSINGWLDKNKDPLNDSVVQLYQKSSVKLLCFLYASHNAEGDGAGKKAGKKKGGSFQTVSALFRENLGKLMTNLRSTHPHFVRCLIPNESKTPGLMENFLVIHQLRCNGVLEGIRICRKGFPSRIQYSDFKQRYKVLNASVIPDGQFIDNKKAAEKLLGSIDVDHTQYKFGHTKVFFKAGLLGTLEEMRDEKLAALVTMTQALCRSFLMRKEFLKMMERREAVYTIQYNIRSFMNVKHWPWMKVYFKIKPLLKSAETEKEMAAMKEDFGKMKVDLEKALAKKKDLEEKMVTLLQEKNDLQLAVASEGDSLSDAEERCEGLIKSKIQMEAKLKETSERLEDEEEINAELTAKKRKLEDECSELKKDIDDLELTLAKVEKEKHATENKVKNLTEEMVSQDESIAKLTKEKKSLQEAHQQTLDDLQAEEDKVNTLTKSKTKLEQQVDDLEGSLEQEKKLRMDLERAKRKLEGDLKLAQESVMDLENDKQQSEEKIKKKDFEISQLLSKIEDEQSLGSQLQKKIKELQARIEELEEEIEAERAARAKTEKQRSDLSRELEEIIERLEEAGGATATQIEMNKKREAEFQRLRRDLEESTLHHEATAAALRKKQADSVAELGEQIDNLQRVKQKLEKEKSEYKMEIDDLSSNMESVAKAKANLEKMCRTLEDQLSELKSKSDENIRQLNDINVQKARLQTENGEFGRQLEEKEALVSQLTRGKLAYTQQIEELKRHSEEEAKAKNTLAHAVQSARHDCDLLREQFEEEQEAKAELQRGMSKANCEVAQWRARYETDAIQRTEELEEAKKKLAQRLQDAEEGIEAVNAKCASLEKTKQRLQGEVEDLMIDVERANSLAANLDKKQRNFDKVLAEWKQKYEEGQSELEGSQKETRSLSTELFKMKNSYEEALDHLETLKRENKNLQQEISDLTEQLGETGKSIHELEKTKKTVEIEKAEIQSALEEAEGTLEHEESKILRVQLELTQVKSEIDRRMAEKDEEMEQIKRNSQRVIDSMQSTLDSEVRSRNDALRVKKKMEGDLNEMEIQLSHANRQASEAQKQLRVVQGQFKDAQLHLDDAIRGQDDMKEQVAMVERRNTLMLAEIEELRAVLEQTERGRKVAEQELVDASERVGLLHSQVHLMYLNRVH
- the LOC105889190 gene encoding myosin-7-like, whose amino-acid sequence is MAEELKKEQDTSAHLERMKKNLEVTVKDLQHRLDEAENLAMKGGKKQLQKLESRVHELESEVENEQKRGTDAIKGVRKYERRVKELTYQTEEDKKNVTRLQDLVDKLQLKVKAYKRQAEEAEEQANSHLTRHRKVQHELEEAQERADIAESQVNKLRAKSREGGKGKSEEE